A stretch of Paenibacillus sp. URB8-2 DNA encodes these proteins:
- a CDS encoding Asp23/Gls24 family envelope stress response protein encodes MAEQLQLEMGNIRISNDVVSKIAGMAALETPGIAAMSGGLSEGWAKRLSGKNVQKGVTVEVGQLEAAVDLRIIVLYETPIHEVCRMLQQNVREAVESMTGLRVVEVNVKVEGVAFKNDEIS; translated from the coding sequence ATGGCGGAACAACTTCAACTGGAAATGGGAAATATACGAATCTCTAATGACGTAGTCTCAAAAATTGCCGGAATGGCTGCCTTGGAGACTCCGGGAATCGCAGCCATGTCAGGAGGTTTGTCGGAAGGTTGGGCCAAGCGTCTCAGCGGAAAAAACGTGCAAAAAGGCGTTACCGTGGAAGTGGGACAGCTGGAGGCGGCGGTCGATCTGCGGATTATCGTGCTGTACGAAACACCGATTCATGAAGTGTGCCGCATGCTGCAGCAGAACGTGCGCGAAGCGGTGGAAAGCATGACGGGTCTGCGAGTCGTCGAAGTGAATGTCAAGGTGGAAGGCGTTGCTTTTAAGAACGATGAAATTTCGTAA
- the ftsW gene encoding putative lipid II flippase FtsW: MKKNNESPPAKGTPDFQLLILTLLLVGFGLIMVFSSSSSLFFKNDPLYFLKRQLVWVFLGTIAMFTTMNIHYSKFKKWYAPLFILTVVLLLFVASTERVNGARSWLNIAGLGIQPTELAKISIILYLAALITKKDERLRDLRSGYIPVTVIVGIVAGLIMMQPDLGSCLILVATSGLVIFAGGASLKHILGSVMLVVLGAGLVLGAKMAVDSLSPSTDQAAASHDYRKGRIDAFLDPFQDAEGAGYNIIQSLTALGEGGVGGAGIGKGIQKLHYLPYPYTDFIFAVIGEELGFTGTLLFLLIYLYFIWRGILVALRCKDSFGTLVGIGVMGLIAIQAFVNIGGVTKTIPLTGVTLPFISYGGSSLLVTMLSMGIILNISRETARPLKEEHTKSVKITRAVSR, encoded by the coding sequence ATGAAAAAAAACAACGAAAGCCCGCCCGCCAAAGGAACACCCGATTTTCAACTGTTGATCTTGACGCTGCTGCTCGTCGGATTCGGCCTTATTATGGTTTTCAGTTCCAGCTCCAGTCTTTTTTTCAAGAATGATCCGCTTTATTTTCTAAAAAGACAGCTTGTTTGGGTCTTTCTCGGCACCATCGCGATGTTTACGACCATGAATATTCATTACAGCAAATTTAAAAAGTGGTATGCGCCGCTGTTCATTCTGACGGTTGTCCTGCTGCTGTTCGTGGCTTCCACCGAACGGGTCAATGGAGCGCGGAGCTGGCTGAACATCGCGGGACTCGGCATCCAGCCGACGGAGCTTGCCAAAATTTCAATTATCCTGTACCTGGCCGCTTTAATAACTAAAAAGGACGAACGCCTGCGCGATCTGCGAAGCGGATATATTCCGGTCACGGTTATTGTCGGCATCGTCGCAGGCCTGATTATGATGCAGCCGGATTTGGGCTCCTGCCTCATTCTCGTTGCCACAAGCGGCCTGGTCATTTTCGCCGGCGGGGCGAGTCTAAAGCATATTTTAGGGTCGGTCATGCTGGTTGTTCTCGGCGCGGGCCTGGTGCTCGGCGCGAAAATGGCGGTCGACTCTCTTTCCCCGAGCACGGATCAGGCGGCCGCCAGCCATGATTACCGCAAAGGCCGTATCGATGCGTTCCTTGATCCTTTTCAGGATGCGGAAGGTGCCGGTTATAATATCATTCAATCCCTGACCGCGCTCGGAGAAGGTGGCGTCGGGGGGGCCGGAATCGGAAAAGGCATCCAAAAGCTGCATTACCTGCCCTACCCGTATACGGACTTTATTTTCGCCGTGATCGGCGAAGAGCTTGGATTTACCGGAACGCTCCTGTTCCTGTTGATCTATCTCTATTTTATCTGGAGAGGCATTCTCGTGGCGCTCAGGTGCAAGGACTCGTTCGGAACCCTGGTCGGCATTGGCGTAATGGGCCTAATCGCGATTCAGGCCTTCGTCAATATAGGCGGTGTCACGAAGACGATTCCGCTGACCGGAGTTACGCTTCCTTTCATCAGCTACGGCGGCTCTTCGCTGCTCGTTACAATGCTGTCGATGGGCATTATCCTTAACATTTCGCGGGAAACCGCCCGTCCGTTGAAGGAAGAGCATACAAAATCGGTCAAAATTACCCGCGCGGTTTCCCGTTAA
- a CDS encoding YugN family protein, protein MIFENTGLVGLQSDLLYLDESAEKAGFIRWQWEYYRATYDCKIEDSAGGGDYFLRVNTRAVEGKLEKPDAVLAIEAVYLGKATFPHGLEYESSVPQTVLNTAGERILELKRLLEA, encoded by the coding sequence ATGATTTTTGAGAACACGGGTCTTGTAGGGCTGCAAAGCGATCTTCTTTATCTGGATGAGAGCGCCGAAAAGGCAGGGTTCATCCGCTGGCAGTGGGAATACTACAGGGCTACATATGACTGCAAAATCGAAGACTCTGCGGGCGGCGGGGACTACTTTCTGCGGGTTAACACACGCGCCGTTGAGGGCAAGCTGGAAAAACCGGACGCTGTGCTGGCGATTGAAGCCGTTTACCTGGGCAAAGCGACCTTTCCCCACGGTCTGGAATACGAGTCTTCGGTTCCTCAAACCGTACTAAATACAGCCGGAGAGCGGATTCTTGAATTGAAACGCCTCCTTGAAGCATGA
- a CDS encoding M20 family metallopeptidase: MDNMEQKPIEMLQPDMVKWRRHLHRNPELSYQERKTSAFVAEKLESFGIEVKKSSSGYGITGILKGGSPGKTVVLRADMDALPIQDEKACEYASEIAGAMHACGHDGHTSILLAAASYYSSRKDELRGELRFLFQPAEEVCPGGALGMIAEGVLDGADAVYGLHLWTPLPVGTVASAPGPLMASADEFFIDIIGKGGHAGTPHRTVDSIAAGAALVTQLHSIVSRSVDPLRPAVLNVGTFQGGYAQNVVAEQCRLTGTVRAFDDETRQLLKRRVEEMVASVSAAYGAESKLDYVMGYPPLVNHEEETARFFREAPEALGSSVRVTVMEKLMPAEDFSYYVREVPGCFMFVGAGNPEKNAIYPHHHSKFDFDEDAMLHGVKLLISMADSCLNEI, from the coding sequence ATGGATAATATGGAGCAAAAACCGATCGAAATGCTGCAGCCGGATATGGTGAAGTGGCGCCGACATCTGCATCGGAATCCGGAACTGTCGTATCAGGAGCGGAAAACATCGGCTTTTGTGGCTGAGAAACTGGAGAGCTTCGGCATCGAAGTGAAGAAAAGTTCGTCAGGTTATGGCATTACGGGAATATTAAAAGGCGGAAGCCCGGGAAAGACCGTCGTTCTTCGGGCGGATATGGACGCGCTTCCGATTCAGGATGAGAAGGCGTGCGAGTACGCTTCGGAGATAGCGGGCGCAATGCATGCCTGCGGACATGACGGACATACGTCCATCCTGCTGGCTGCGGCGAGCTATTACAGCAGCCGTAAGGATGAGCTGCGCGGCGAGCTGCGCTTTCTGTTTCAGCCCGCGGAAGAGGTCTGCCCCGGCGGAGCCCTCGGCATGATCGCCGAGGGGGTACTGGACGGGGCCGATGCCGTGTACGGGCTTCACTTGTGGACGCCGCTGCCTGTTGGAACGGTAGCGAGCGCTCCGGGCCCGCTGATGGCATCGGCGGATGAATTCTTTATCGACATTATCGGCAAGGGAGGCCATGCCGGCACGCCTCATCGGACAGTTGACAGCATAGCGGCCGGAGCGGCGCTTGTGACACAGCTGCATAGCATCGTCAGCCGTTCGGTGGACCCGCTGCGGCCAGCCGTTCTGAACGTGGGCACCTTTCAAGGAGGGTATGCCCAGAATGTCGTCGCGGAGCAGTGCCGGCTGACCGGGACGGTGCGGGCCTTCGACGATGAGACTCGGCAGCTGCTCAAGCGCCGGGTCGAAGAGATGGTGGCATCGGTCTCCGCGGCCTACGGTGCGGAATCGAAGCTGGATTATGTGATGGGATATCCTCCGCTGGTTAACCATGAAGAGGAGACGGCGCGCTTTTTCCGCGAAGCGCCGGAGGCGCTGGGTAGCTCGGTGCGCGTCACTGTTATGGAAAAGCTGATGCCTGCTGAGGATTTCTCTTATTACGTCCGCGAGGTGCCGGGCTGCTTCATGTTCGTTGGGGCGGGCAACCCGGAGAAGAATGCGATATATCCGCATCACCACTCCAAATTCGATTTCGATGAGGACGCGATGCTGCATGGAGTCAAGCTGCTGATCTCGATGGCCGATTCCTGTCTGAACGAAATTTAG
- a CDS encoding CBS domain-containing protein has translation MTTQPVTVTLQDNIYEAAVKMRDNDTGFIPVVDFSDGHTLIGVVTDRDLVIRGYAEKHSGSTSVEKVMTTGIRCASQSTTVDEAAELMASQQIRRLPVTDGKKLIGVVSIGDLAVRNIFADNAGEALSDISEQHPLH, from the coding sequence ATGACCACCCAGCCGGTTACCGTGACCCTGCAGGACAATATTTATGAAGCGGCCGTAAAAATGAGAGATAACGATACCGGATTTATCCCGGTTGTTGATTTCTCCGACGGGCACACGCTTATCGGCGTCGTTACCGACCGCGACCTGGTCATCCGGGGATACGCCGAGAAGCATTCGGGTTCCACCTCGGTGGAGAAGGTAATGACGACAGGCATCCGCTGTGCTTCGCAATCTACAACGGTAGATGAAGCCGCCGAACTGATGGCTTCGCAGCAAATTCGACGCCTACCGGTTACGGACGGCAAGAAGCTGATCGGAGTCGTATCCATCGGCGATTTGGCGGTGCGCAATATTTTTGCGGACAATGCCGGAGAAGCGCTCAGCGACATTTCCGAG